The following are from one region of the Candidatus Shapirobacteria bacterium genome:
- a CDS encoding acyltransferase family protein, which yields MSKNKIPYLDLIRTAAIIAVIFIHVSTPSAYQFNQISRFDWWLAIILDSLSRFAVPSFLMITGLLLLDP from the coding sequence AAAACAAAATCCCCTATCTTGATCTCATCCGGACTGCAGCTATTATCGCCGTCATTTTTATCCATGTCTCCACCCCCTCTGCCTATCAATTCAACCAAATCAGCCGCTTTGACTGGTGGTTAGCCATCATCCTTGATTCTCTTTCCCGCTTTGCCGTCCCCTCTTTTCTTATGATTACCGGGCTACTGCTTCTCGACCCAA